The region cccgcagcccaaGGGGCGGAGCTCCCCGAGGGCAGGCCTGAGCCGCTCACAGGCGGAGTGAGTGACGCAGGGACCTGAGGGCAGAGTGCACAAGGGTGCGGGGAAAGCACGTGCAAAGCCCCAGGGGCCTGAGACGCGATGGGGTGCCTAAGGGACCACTGAGGCCCATGGGGCTGAatgcaggggcaggcaggggcgggCAGGTCCACTCTGACTTCTCCCTGTTCTTCCTGGACGGAATGGCCACTGACATTGTCACTTCTCTTGTCACCAAACATATTTCTTCCAGAAGGGCAAGGCCCCTTCCTGGTGAGCCGCCTGAGCGTGGCCGTGTCAGGGCACCGCCTGGCAACAGCCATGCCACCCTGTGACACGTAGCTTACCTTTCCTCTCCGTTTTGGCACCGCAAAGGAACTACACAGGTTTTTTACGTTACATTCGTAGCCGTGTTTGTTTTTCCGGGGCTGCCGAAACAGGAGACCCCAGGCCGGGGGGCTTAGCTTGGTTGTCtcccggggcctgggggctggaagtccgaGGCCAAGGTGCAGGCTGCTTGGCTTCTCCCGAGGCCTCTCTCCTCGGCTTGCTGACGGCCACCTCgtccccctgccttcctcctgtgTTCAAGCGTCCCTGGTGTCTCTGTGTGGCTCCCAGGTTCCTCTTCTTGTGAGGACACTGCAGTAGGGCCCTCCCTCGTGGCCTCATTTGATGGTAACGACCCCTTCACAGGCCCCGTGTCCAAGTCGAGTCCCGAAGTCCTGGGGTTGGGACTTCATCACATGAGTTTGGGGAACACCGTCCAGCCCACAGCAGTGGCCATGGTGACTCTCTCCGTCCCAATATCAGGACAGCACTGAGATGGagcgagggaggggaggggacagctggCACCCGAGGGCCTGGCTTTGGAACCAGGTGCAGTCACTGATGAGACTTGGGTGTCACTTTGGGGGAAGAGCTGAGTGACAGCTTGACTGTACATGGTCTCTAGTCTCCAGTTCCCGCCCTTGCCCGGACCCCTGCCTGCTGGGCTGCAAGgggtccttttattttattttattttattttttaagattttatttatagagagaaggggaaagagggagaaagagagggagagaaacatcgatgtgcaagagatacatcgatcagttgcctctcacacgcccccaactagggacctggcctgcaacccaggcccgtgccctgactgggaatccaaccagtgacccctcagttcacaggctgagCTTCGACGTACACATGGCCACCTCACACACAccacagaggggacagaggaggtgTGGCCAGCCTGTGCCTCAGGTCTGGCAGAgcccggggcaggcagggggtggACAATGCGGGGAGGAGGCAGCCTGAAGCCCGGCCGTGCGCGTGGCGGCCGCGTGCCGGGTGTCCTTTCGGCTCTGGGCACGATGGTGACCATGATCAGGTCCCGCCCCTCAGGAGCTCAGAGGGTGGGCGAGCCCAGGTACCCGTGGCCAGGAAGGATGCGCTCTCGCCAGCGGGGATTGTCTCGGCCTTACAGGGAATCAGTCGGGGGGAAGCTGGCGGTCGGTGGCAGGCAGGGGGCCTGGGACTGTCCCCGTGAGCCAGTTCACAGGGCTCTGTGTCGCTGGGGGAGCAGCCACTGGAAATGCCGGGCCGAGGGCCACACGGGGCCCCGCAGTGACGGCCTTGGGGCCAGCACCCTAACAGCCCCCTCAGCGTGGAGCCCACGGGCCGGAGAAGAAAGGCGGCCGCATCTGCCCAGGCAGAGCCCGCCCTAAGCCCTACAACGTGACTCCTCACATGATCCCCTGTGACCGTGCCGTCCCGGTGGGGCTCCCAGCTCGCCCcgccctgggctcccagctccCGGAGCAGCCGGAGACACCGCAGCACCAGCCCCCGGGTCCCAGCCAGAGGCCAGCAGGAACCAACACGCCTGTCCTGGTGGAGGatgaaggagggggagaggagccCCCTGCTGTCCCTGGTGAGCTGTCCCTGGTGGCCTCCCCGAGCCGGAGGGGGATGTCCCCAGGCCCGAGGCCTGTGGAGCTGCTAAGGTTGGGGAGGGGTTTTACTAACCAGGCACTCGACCTCACCTAGCGCCCTGCTCGGGCTGCGTGCTGTGACCTGGCCTGGCCCTTGCATCTGACACAGCCCTGGTgggtccctgcccccaggagggcacacacctgggggaAAGCACACGCCTGGGGGAAGGTGCCCACAAGGGCCAGGGGGCCTCCCTCataccctgcccctccccctccctcacccctgacccctcagcctcctcacctcccctggggccccgccccACTGCCCTTGTCACTCAGCCCAGCGCAGGCCCTGGACAAGGGATGGGCGTGGGGGTCTCTGCAAAGCTGAGGGCGCCCTGCAGCTCAGGGTGCAGGAGGTGCTGGACACACAGGCCCCTCCTGGAGGCCAGGGAGCTGCAGGTGACCCCTCAGCCCCCACCGTGGCCCCCTGCAGCCTGGGCCCCCAACCCGCAGGGCCAGCAGCCTGCCCCTGTGCTCCCGCTGATTTGGGGGTCTGGAGGCCTGACACAGCCTCCTCCTCTCCGCTCCGGGCTCAGAGTCCGGGAAGCGTCAGTGCAGAGGTGGACGAGTATGGGGGGGGGCAGCGTCTTCCTGGGGGACGGCACGGGGAGCGACCACTGCCTGGGCACCCGCCACAGCTCCCTGGCTCTTCCCCCAGCAGacgccagccctgggccctggcaggaCCGGATGCCTGCGTGTGGCCAAGCAGGGCCGCTGGGGCGGCCTGTCCCTCCCAGACctgcctgggggtggaggggaaccGGCAGGGCTGAAACAGAGACTGTCCGTGACGGGGCCCAGCGGGCCAGGCTCTGCGGCCTCTGCAAACCTCACTGATCAGTGGGCCACTCCTCTGcggggggccaggggagggacgGGCCCCCCAATATTCAGTGACCCTTCACCCTCCGCCTTggcacagccagggccctgggatTGCCTGTGGGTCCTGCTGGAGGGCAAGGTGGGCCCCTGGGCAGGCCCTGCCCCTCTCGGTCGGAGCCTGGTCTCCCGGCCTCGGGCCCAGTGCAGTGTCTGCACCCACGTCGTGGGGGTGACCGAGTGCATCCTGGGACATGGGGGCCAGCGCCAGAGCGGGAGGCGGAGGGCAGCTACCTGCACTGGCCCTCCACCTGGCGGCCCCCAGCCTGGGCGGAGCAGCCCCCTCGGGACCAcacccctcctccagcccaggTGCAGAGGGGTGCGGGAGAGGCGTGTGCTGGTGGAGCACGCACCTCCCAGGGTCCCTGCTCCAAAGGAGCTGGGACGCGCCCTTTCGGCCTGGAGGCTCCCGCGTTCCTGGCTGTCTGGAGTCTCCGAGTCCTTGGGTCAGAAGCCATGGGGTCCTGGGGGTGCACGGCTGAGATCCCCTGTCCCTGTTCCTCCGCAGGACCCTGGGGGCCAGGAGCCGCCCCTCGCTTCCAGCTGCCTGGGTCCAGCAGGAGGGGCCCAGAGGACAGGCCTGGGGGGAGGCCGGACCCCCCACCTCCCGCTGACAAGCAGCTGCCTCCAGTGCCTGACCTTCTCCTCCaacttcctcttctccctgctcAGCCTGCTGGCCCTGGCCGTCGGGCTCTGGGGCCTGGCCGTCAAGGGCTctctggggagcagctgggggGGCCCCCTGCCCACAGACCCCATgctggggctggtgctgggggGCCTGGCGGTCAGTGCGGTGAGCCTGGCGGGCTGCCTGGGTGCCCTCTGCGAGAGCGCCTGCCTGCTGCGCTGCTTCTCGGGGGGCCTCCTGGCCTTCCTGGCGCTGGAGGCCGTCGGGGGGCTCCTGGTGGCGGCCCTCTGGGGCCCGCTGCGGGACGGGCTGGAGCTCGCCCTGCGCGCGGCCATCACCCACTACCAGGACGACCCTGACCTGCGCTTCCTCGTCGACCACGTCCAGCTCGGGCTGCGGTGCTGCGGGGCCGCCTCCTACCGGGACTGGGAGCAGAACCTGTGAGTCCCGAAgcccggggcggtggggggatgggggtggggggccacaGCCACCCACGTGTGCACGCCCACACACCCGCATGTGCACACTCATGTGTACACACCCacgtgcacacacccacacactctcacacacacaccccacatgcACACTCATGCATACACCCATGTGTGCACACCCATACACTCACACGCATGCACACTCATGCATACACACCACACACGCCTGCATGTGCACACTCATGTATACACATCCACACGTACACACCCACATGCTTGTACACACCTGCACGTGCACTCGTGCATACACACCCATGTGCACACCCACAGGCATGCACTCCCATGCACCCACATGTGCACACTCAGGCCCAGCCAGGTGGACATGCAGGAACCTTCATGGAGAAGCGCAGCCAGCAGATTAGAGAGTCAGTTTTGGGTGTTTTCTGGTGAGGACACCACACAAAACATCAAATGTCAAATTCAGGACGCTCTCTGGccactgcatgtgtgtgtgtgtgtgtgtgtgtgcgtgtctgggggggggggcccgtgTGTCGAGAACAACGCTTCCCCTCGGCCCTGGAGTTCCTCCCAAGCCTCTCACCTTTGCTCGCTGCCCAGCGCTGCCCCTCACGCCCCTGCTGGGGCCTGCTGACCACAACGgaggcctctgcccaccttctgCCCCAGCTCTTCCTGCTCCGACCAGCTCAGCAGCACCTGCCCTGCaggccgcctcccccgccccccagggcttccctcccctcccccatctcactAGCAacgcccctcccagcccagaagCTATTCCATCTGCCCGCCTGTGCAGAGGCCCACCGCGTGCCGGGGCCGACCCCAGGAAGCTGGGcctggcgtgtgtgtgtgcaccgtTAGTGTTCCCCTGCAGGTGTGTGTGGGTCCACGCCCAGGGCCCGTGTGGGCATCATGCGCATGCAGTCCTGCCCAAGTGTGCTTGCGTGTGCACGCGCCTGTGCCTGGGTGTGGCCTCGGAAGTGTGGAGGCGGGTAGGAGCCACCCCGCGCAgcgtggggaggcaggagagtggGCCCCACCCTCCAGAGTGACCAGGGCGCCCCTTGCAGGTACTTCAACTGCAGCTCCCCAGGGGTCCAGGCCTGCAGCCTGCCCGCCTCCTGCTGCCTCGACCCCCAGGAAGCGGGAGCTTCCGTCAACGACCAGTGCGGCTTCGGCGCCCTGCGCCTGCCGGAGGACGCGGCTCAGAGAGTGGTGCACCTGGGGGGCTGCGGCGCGCCCCTCCGGCGGTGGCTTCGCACGCAGGCCCGGGCGCTGGGCGGTTTTGTGCTGGCAGTGGTGCTGGTCCAGGGGGCAGAGCTCCTGCTGGCCATGCAGCTGCTGAAGGCCTTGGCTCTCCGCTCCGGGGCCCGGCCCCCCGCCAAGCAGGACTGGGGCTGACCCGCAGCCAGGGACACGTGCCTCGAACGCAGGGCCTCCCCACGCTGCTGTGCCCCTGGCCCCCGGGTTCTCCTTCCCGAGGCCCAGCCGCCGCCTGACTCCACTCTTTCAGAGGCCTTGGCCCCAGGGACCACCCACTGACACTGCCCCTTTGCTTGCAAACTAGCATGGTCAGAGCGCTGGCTGCACCCACGGGTGCAGCCTGGGAGCCATGGAGGGGGCCCACAAGGCCACCAGGCCAGAGGGCACCCCCAGCTCCAACTTCCACTGCCCAGGCCCACAcccacccctgacccccacctctGCCCGCTCCCTATCCGGCCTCCAAGATCTAGCCTCagcccctcagcccagcccctccgACCACCACCCTgaggccctgcctccccaggcctgcacctgccctcctggagttctgccctccctctgtgctGTCCACCGTGGCGGTCGAGGGcgaggcccaggcctggcccctaGAGGGCGCTTTGGGGAGGGAGCCAACTTTCTGCAGACGCATCCTTCGCACAGTAAATGGCACCAATGCACAGCGAGCGGCCTGAGGGTTCTTCCCCATGCACACGCCTGCGACCCACCACCAGGTGGAGACGCAGCCCCGCCGGCTTTCGGGTCCCCTCCCTGCGGTGGCCTCTGTGGGGCTTCACCGCCTCTCGCTCCTAGGGTGGCCTTTCCTGGCTGTCACGCAAAAGGGTCACAGAGGGGCCTCCCCGAGAGGCACCATCTGGTCTGGTCGCGGCACGGGCCCCTGTGGGCAGGCACGTGGCAGCTTCCAGATGATGACCATGGCCTGGCGCCTTTCGGCACAGGGCCGCGTGGGGCGCGCCTCCGCCTGCTTCTCCTGGGTGTGGTCAGccgcagaattgctgggtcacaggtgCTGGCCTGCCCAGCTCTGGGGGACACTACGGACGGGCCCGCCGGGCCGCCGGGCGAGTTACCCTCCCCACCCCGTCACCACACCTGCTCCCTGCcccgggaggtgggggtgggggctccctcCGCCAGTGTGAGCTGCTGTTGGGCCTCGTCCACTCCGCCCCCTCGGTGAGGCCGGCTCTGGCCGCCTGGCCACccttgcgggggcggggggggggggggggggggggtgttcagcCACattcctggccctgccctggcctggccggCCACGGCCACCCGGCCTTCCCAAGCCCAGGCTCCGCCCTCCACGGGATTCCTTCCCTGTCAGGCTGGCCCTGGCCCTACCGCCCCCAACGTCCTATG is a window of Phyllostomus discolor isolate MPI-MPIP mPhyDis1 chromosome 8, mPhyDis1.pri.v3, whole genome shotgun sequence DNA encoding:
- the TSPAN10 gene encoding tetraspanin-10, which codes for MKEGERSPLLSLDPGGQEPPLASSCLGPAGGAQRTGLGGGRTPHLPLTSSCLQCLTFSSNFLFSLLSLLALAVGLWGLAVKGSLGSSWGGPLPTDPMLGLVLGGLAVSAVSLAGCLGALCESACLLRCFSGGLLAFLALEAVGGLLVAALWGPLRDGLELALRAAITHYQDDPDLRFLVDHVQLGLRCCGAASYRDWEQNLYFNCSSPGVQACSLPASCCLDPQEAGASVNDQCGFGALRLPEDAAQRVVHLGGCGAPLRRWLRTQARALGGFVLAVVLVQGAELLLAMQLLKALALRSGARPPAKQDWG